CGACGGAGCCGCCATCTCTTCATCGGACAAGGAGGAGACCGTGGCAAGGAACATGTCCGTCTCCCGGCCCAGGCGGGACAGGTCTGAGTGCAGCCGTGCTGGATTGATCATTCCGCCAGCCTAACCGCGTCGCCGTGACCCCGGCCATGGTTACGGGCCGCCTGGTTCATACCGGCCGCGTATGGACTGATACCGACCCTCCCGCCGCCGCCGGGATGCCCCTGCTGCCGGGTGCATTTGGCCTGTTCCCGCTGGATCCATCGCAAAAACAGTCCCTTTGATATGCGGAAACGGCACAATCCATCCCCGGCGGGAAACCGGGCATTCCCCTCATATGCCGTGCGTCACATTGCCTGTCAGGCTGGGTTGCCGAGGCCCGGCGCGGATCCATCCGAATCCCCCGACGCCTGCCCACCCGCCCCCTGAAAGGACATGCGCCATGACGCTGCCGCACCCCCAATCCACGATCTCCGGAAACCCGGGAAAGGAGACCCGGACAGCCAACTGGGTGGCTTTCGTCATCTGCGCTGCCCTCCTGTTTGATGGCTACGACCTGGTGGTCTACGGCACCGTCCTTCCGGGCCTGCTCGCGGACGCGGGCCAGATCGGTCATTTTGATGCTGCCACCGCCGGGCTCCTGGGATCCTGGGCCCTGATCGGCGTGCTGGTGGGGTCGCTGGCATGCGGGGCGGTCGGTGACTTCTTCGGCCGCCGCCGGCTGATGCTCGCTGGCATCGCCTGGTTCTCCCTGGGCATGTTCGCCACTGCCCTGGCCACGGACGTCACCGCCTTCGGCGCCCTCCGGTTTGCCACCGGGCTGGGCCTGGGCGTCGTCATCGCGAGCGCCGGCGCCACGATGGCCGAGTTCGCGCCCGCGGGCCGCCGGCAGTTCTACAATGCGATCGTCTACTCCGGGGTCCCCGCGGGCGGCGTGCTGGCGTCCGTCCTGGGCATCGCCTTCCTGGACAGCATCGGCTGGCGCGGTCTCTTCATCATTGGATCCCTGCCCCTCCTGGTCATCCTGCCCATTGCCTGGCGGAAGCTTCCGGAATCCCCGCGGTGGCTGCTGGCCCGGGGCCGGGAAGAGGAAGCGCTGGCCGCCGCATGGCGCACCGGCGTGCCGCTCGCCGAAGAGCAGGTGATCCGGGAGGCCGGCACCGCACCACGGAAGTCAGGGTTCGCCGCCGTCTTTTCCCGCCAGTTCGCCGTGGCATCCATCCTGCTGGGCCTGATGTCCTTCTGCGGGCTCCTGCTGACCTATGGGCTCAACACCTGGCTTCCAAAGATCATGGAGGGCTACGGCTACGGCCGGACCTACGCTCTGTTCTTCCCGCTGGCCCTGAACCTCGGCGCCGTGGTGGGCGGACTGGTCGCTTCCCGGATGGCCGACCGGAACGGACCACAGCGGGTTATCGCTGCCACGTTTGCCCTCGCCACCATTTCCCTGGGATTGATGACGTTCAGCTTTCCCCTGCCGCTGCTCTTCACCTTCATCGCCACCGCAGGGGTGGGAACCCTGGGCACCCAGGTGCTGGTCTACGGTTTTCAGTCCAACTACTTCACCACCAATGCCCGGGCCGCCGGCGTCGCCTGGTGCGCCAGCGTGGGCCGGCTGGGCGGGGTCCTGGGCCCGATCATCGGCGGCTGGCTGGCAGGGGCGGGGATCGGCGGGGCAACAGCCTTCTACATATACGGCGCGGTGGCCCTGCTCGGCGGCGCCGTCACCGTCCTGGTACCGCGCCAGCACAAGGTGGAGGAAGCCTTGCCCGTAGTTGAAGAGAAGCAAGATTACGTCGAAAAAGTATCTAAGTAAGGCTCTTTATGGTTACTCTATGAATCAATGAGGCCACGCGCGCCTCCCCCGACCCGTTGGAAAGGTGGCACCGGATGGAAATCCGCCAGCTGAACTACTTCATCGCGGTCGCAGAGGAACGGCACTTCGGCAGGGCGGCCAAGCGCCTGCACATGGCCCAGCCGCCCCTGTCCCAGCAGATCCGCCAGCTGGAAGACCAGCTGGGCGTCCAGCTCCTCAACCGCACCACCCGGCGGGTGGACCTGACGGCCGCGGGCCAGCTCCTGCTGGACCGCGGCCGCCAGATCGTCAACGACGTCGAGACGCTCCGGGCGGATGTCTACCAGGTGGGCAAGGGCGCCACCGGCGTCCTTCGGGTGGGGTTCTCCGGGTCGGCTACCTACGGAGTCATGCCACGGATCGCACGGCTCACCAAGCAGGTCCTTCCCGGCCTGTCGCTGGCGCTGAACGGAGAGATGCTGACGCCGTCGATGGAAGCGGGACTGCGGAACGGGACCCTGGACGCGGCGCTGCTGCGTCCCCCCGTTGCGTCCGAGGAGATCGACTACCGCGTGGTCACCCAGGAGCCACTCGTCGTCGCGCTTCCCTCCTTCAGCGCCCTGGCGATGGACCGGCCCGTGGCCATGCATGAACTGCAGGACCAGGACTTCATCGCCTACGCTCCGGAGTCCGTGCTGAACCGCATTACTTCGGACCTCTGCCGCCAGGCAGGCTTCCAGCCGCGGATTACGCAAGTGGTTGGTGAGACCTCCACAATGCTGGCGTTCGTAGCCGCGGGCGGCGGGATCGCCGTCATGCCGTCCAGCGTTCGTGCCTTCCAGCTCGAAGGCGTCGCGTACCGGGAGATCGACAATGCTCCGCCGGTGGAACTGGCCGTCGCCTGGCTGCGCGGCCACCGGTCCGCCCTCCTGCAAAACTTCCTGGACGTTGTGGCCACGGCAACCGCTGACGCCTCCGCCCCTGCCGGCACCCCCGCTCCCCACCCGGCTCCTGCTGATGAAAGGCACCTCCCATCATGAAGATCGCAGCCATCGAGGCGATCCCCTACTCGATCCCGTACCGCCACCCGCTCCATTTCGCCTCCGGCTCCGTGCACGAGGCCGACCATGTCCTGGTCCGCGTCCACACAGATGACGGCGTGGTGGGGACCGCAGACACCCCTCCCCGCCCGTACACCTACGGTGAGACGCAGAAGTCCATCGTCGCGGTGATGCAGGATGTCTTCGCCCCGCAGTTGGTGGGCATTGACGTCTTTGACCGGGAAAAGATCCAGGCCGTCCTGGCCAGGACCATCCACAACCAGACGGCCAAGGGCGCGGTGGACATCGCCGTGTGGGACGTCATCGGCAAGACCCTGGGGCAGCCCGTGACCAAGCTGCTGGGCGGCTACACCGACTCGCTGCGCGTCTCCCACATGCTTGGCTTCAAACCCGCCGAGGAACTCCTGGCGCTGGCCCTGGAGTTCCGGGAAACGTACGGCATCAACACTTTCAAGCTGAAGACAGGCCGCCGTCCGCTGAACCTGGACATCGAGGCCGCCAGGGTGCTGCGGGAAGGTCTGGGCGAGGACGCCGAGCTGTACATGGACGCCAACCGCGGCTGGACAGCCAACGAGGCCGCCGAGGTGCTGCGCCGCACCGCCAACCTCGGCCTGCAGTTCCTTGAGGAGCCGGACGATGCCCGCGAAGTCCTGGGCCGCCGCCGCCTGGTCACCAACTCCCCCATCCCCATTGCCGCGGACGAATCCGCCGCCAACCTGGGGGAGGCTGCCCGCGAGATCCTCACCGGCGGGGCCAACCTCCTGTCCGTCAAGACCGCCCGGTCCGGCTTCACCGAAGCCGCCAAGATCGTTGGCATGGCCGAGGGCATGGGCATCGACGTCTACATCGGCAACCAGATCGACACGCAGGTGGGCACGGTGGCCTCGGTGGTGTTCGGCGCAGCCTTCGCCCACACCGCCAAGCGCGCGGCGGAGCTGTCCAACTACCTCGACATGACCGATGACCTGCTGGCCCGGCCGCTGGCGATCACCGGCGGCCGGATCCGCGTTCCTGAAGGTGCCGGTGCGGGCACTGACGTGGATGACGACAAGCTCGCCCACTACCGCACAGACTGACACCCACCCCTAGCACCGAGAGGTCATCAATGAAGTACCTGGTCCATATGGACGTCAACCTGCCCGCCGGCATGCCTCCCGAAGAAGCCGCCGCAATCAAGGCCACGGAGAAGGCATACTCCCAGGAACTGCAGCGCTCAGGGAAGTGGCCCGAGATCTGGCGCGTGGTGGGCGAATACGCCAACTACTCCATCTTCGACGTCGAATCGAACGACGAGCTCCACGGGATCCTGCAGGGCCTTCCCCTGTTCCCGTACATGGACATCAGTGTGGTCCCGCTGGCCAAGCACCCCTCGGACGTCAAGTAGCCACCGGTTAGTGCTGCGGCGTTCCGGGTCAGTCCTTGGCCCGGAACGCGGCCGCGAGTTCGCTGCGTGACCGGATTCCCATCTTCCGGTACAGCCGCGTCAGGTGGTACTGCACCGTCTTTTCGGCCAGGAACAGGGCCCGGGCCGCCTCCTTGTTGGTTGCCCCCGCAGCCACCAGCTCGGCCACGGCCTGTTCCTGGGCCGTGAGCTGTTGATGGTGGCCGCCCACCGAAGAAAGCACCGGGTCCGCCGGGTCCGGCAGGTTCCCCACGTCCAGGCCCGTGGCTTTCAGCTCACGGTCGCACCGTTCCACGTACGTTGCCGCGCCGAGGGTGTCATACAGGTCCCGGGCCGCCCGCAGCACTGAGGACGCCAGGCGGCGCTTTCCGGCCCGGCGCATGCTTTGCCCGAACGCGAAACTGATCCGTGCCCGCAGATAGGGGCGGTTGAGTCCGCGAAGGTGCCCCAGCGCCGCCTCGAAGTACTCCCTTGCCGTGTCCGGGTCCCCCTGCGCGGCCAGCAGCCGGCCCCGTGCCCACGCCACGCGGGCCAGGTCAGAGGGGACTTCCCGCTCGCGGTGCACTCCCTCGAACGCGGTAAGGAACGTCTCTGCGGCGTCGAGTTTGTCGGTCATGACCAGCGCGTTGACGTAGGTGTCCTGCCAGGGCCAGAAGGACACCCGTTGATCGGTCCAGGGGTCCAGTTCGGCCAGCGGCTGCAGGGCAGCCAGGGCGCTTTCGTAGTCCGCCCGTGCCTCGTGGAAGCGGGCGCGGGCCAGGCTGGCCGGGACCTGCATGGCCCGGTAGGTTCCCGGCTGCACCGCGGCCTGTGACACGTAGTAGCGTGCCCGGTCCCAGTCGCCCCGCATGGACCACAGCTCGGCGGCCGTCCAGTACAGCAGCGGCCGGATCAGCGGCATCCGCGAGGTCTCCAGCCGGACGCTTGCCCGGGAGATGGTGGCGGCGGCCGCGTCCCAGTTGCCCAGCACAAGGTGGGTGCGGGCCAGCCAGGCCTCGGCCCACAGGGAGATCCGCAGCGATCCCCCGCGGTACTCGGTAGGGGCGGCCGACTCGAAATTCACCAGCGCGGACTCGGCGTTGTCCAGGCGCAGGGCCAGCCAGCCGGCGCCCATCTGCACCCGCTGCTTCTGGGCATTCTCGGCCGCCTGGGCAGAGGCCCGCTGGTAGGAGGCCTCAGCGTCCGCTATCCGGCCCTGGGCATAGAGGCCCAGTCCGTAGATGGCCTCCGACTCGATGTGCGCCGGAGTTCCGGGCTCCGTGAGAGCCATGGCGCGTTCGGCCCAGCCGGTAATCATCGGACCGTCCCAGGAGGCCACCCCGTGGAGGACGAACCGTTGGGCCACCTGTGCTGCCGCGGCGGGTTCATGCTGCGGATTGCTGGTGCGCCAGGCCATCTCCAGCTGGCTTTGGGCGCTGTCATTCTGGCCGGACACGGTGGACAGGTACCCCAGCACCGAGGAGCGCAGGGGCGACGGCGGCAGGGCATCCACTGCCCCGGCCCAGGCCTGCGCCTGGGCCACGTTGCCGGAGCCCACCAGGGCGTCAACGGCTTTCAGGAGCCGGAGGTTGCGGTCGCGGATATCGGGTGAAAGCCGCGAAGCGGAGAACAGCGCGGTGGAGGCATCCTGCCACGCCCCGACCATGGCCTGCCGCCGCGCGAACTCTTCCAGTTCCGTGGCCAGGGCTTCGTCTGCCGCCGGGGTGGCTGCAACGCGGTGGCCCAGCTGTTCGCCCTCGGACTGGACGGCTTCGGCGGCCTTCCGGTGCAGGGCAATGCGCCGGCTGGGGACGATTTGTTCGTAGACGGCTTCCGCGGAGCCGGGTTCCAGGAAGGCGACGGCGGAGCGGGACTGGTTCACGGACAGTCCCAGCAGCCCGGCACGGTGCCCCTCATCGAGCGCCGGCATGACGGATTCCAGGCCGCCCACCCTGGCCACCTCGGCCAGGCCCGCGCCGGGGCCGAGCACCGCTGCGGCTTCCGCGGCGGCGACCAGGGCGGAGGACGCCGCGGCCAGGACGCTGCGGACCCTGGCGCGCACCCGGGAGGTGGGCGGCAGGGAAGGGAACCACGACTGCCAGGTTTCCGGGGGCAGCTCACGGAGCAGCTCCACGATGGACTGGGCAATCCCGCCGGTGTGCGTCACCAGGCCATGGGCCGCCGTCGCGCTGAGGTCCAGGCCGAACAGGCTCCGGGCCAAGTCCTGGACCTGCTGCGGCGAGAGGGGTTCCAGCGGGATGCGGGCCACCTGGTGGCCGGTGAGGGAGTCGAGCACGCCGGCGGGGACGCGGGGCGCGTCAACAGGGTTGAGGGTCAGCAGGAACAGGACCCGCTTGTCGTGCAGCCTGCGCATGACGAAGGTGAGGATGCGCAGGCTCTCCTCGTCGAGCTTGTGGACGTCGTCGACGGCGACCACCACACTGCCGTGCGTCTGCAGGCCTTCGAGATGGGTGCTGAGCGTGGAGGCGTAGTTGACCACCTGGTCAGGGGTCAGGGAGGCGACGGGCCCCGGCGCCAGGGCCGGGCCGCCGTCGTAATCCTTCGCCGTACGGAGCGGCAGGGTCCGCATGAGCTGGGAGTAGCCTGCCAGGGCGAACTGCGCCTCCCAGTCGTCCCCCATGGCGGACAGCACCCGGACGCCGCGGGCGGCCGTGCGGCAGTGGTCGAGGAAGAGTTCCAGGAGCGCGGTTTTGCCGGAGCCCGAGGGCCCGGACAGGATAACGGTTCCCACCTTGCCTTTGCGGACAGTTCGGAGGATTTCCAGCAGCTGCTCGAACGCCGCGGCCCGGCCCGCCAGCGGGAAGTCCTCCGCCATCTCGCCCTGGGTGGAGCCCGCTGTCATGGCCGCAATCCTACCGGAGCGGCCCGGGCGCCCCTGGTGCCGCCCATCCAGCACCGGCCCCTACCCCAGGTCGCCGCCGGCCACCGGGAGGATGCTGCCGGTCAGGTAGGATGCCTCGTCCGAGGCAAGGAACACGATGGGCGCCGCCTGCTCGTCCAGGGTGCCGTAGCGCTTCATGAACGAGGAGTCCACCGTCTGGTCAACGATGGTCTGGTACCAGTCCTTCTCGGTGGCGGATTCGGCGTCCGGCCCGCGCTTGACCTTCCGCGGCGGGGCTTCCGTGCCGCCCGGGGCGGTGGCCACCACGCGGATGCCGTGCCCGGCCACCTCCATGGCCAGCGACTGGGTCAGGGCGTTCACGCCACCTTTCGCCGCGGCGTAGGGCACCCGGTGCAGTCCGCGGGTGGCCACCGAGGAGACATTCACGATTGTGCCGGAGCCCTGCTCCACCATGGTAAGCAGGACTGCCCGGCAGGTCCATAGCGTGGGAAAGAGCGAGCGGCGGATCTCCTTCTCGATCTTCTCCTCGTCGTACTCCTGGTAGGGGCGGGCCCAGATGGTGCCGCCCACGTTGTTGACCAGGACGTCCACGCGGCCGTGGGCTGCGAGCGCGGCCTTGATGGCCTGGGTGGCGCCGGCGAAGGTCTCCAGGTCTGCGGTGACGGACGTGGCCGACCCGCCCGAGCCCGAGGCTTTGGCGGCCTCGTCGATGCCGCGGGCAACGTCGTGAACCAGGTCCGCGCGGTCCACCAGGACCACGGCGCCGCCTTCGGCGCCGATGCGTTCGGCCACCTTCCGGCCGATCCCCTGGGCTGCACCGGTGACGACGGCGACCTTGCCGCCGAACCGGCCAGGGGTCACGTATTGCCCGGCGTACGGCGCAGCCATCAGCGGGCGGCCTTGGCGTCGATGGCCCCGGCCATGGTGTCCTTCGCGTCCTGGGCATGGGCGGTGATGACGGCGCGCAGATGGTCCTTGTCGCCGCGTTCGAAGGCGTTCACGATCTCAAGGTGGTCCTGGGTGACGCGTTCGAAGATCGGCGTGCCGGCTTCGAAGGCCGCGGCCATCTGGGCGTGGACGTCCAGGCGCCGGTAGGACTCCAGGAGCATCGGGTTGTCACAGATCGTGAAGAGGTACTCGTGGAATTCCTCGTTGGTGCGCGCGAACTCCTCGGGGTCGGTGATGTTCCCGCCCTGCACCGAGCCGGTGGTGGCTTCGGCCAGGCGGCGGAATTGGCGAAGCTGCTGTTCGCTGAGCCGTCCCAGCAGCAGTTCGCTGACCGCAAGCTCCAGGCCCATGCGGGCGTCCAGCTGGGCGAAGCTGTCCTCCTTGCGGAAATCCAGCCGGCCGGTCTCCAGTGAGGACACGGCCTCACCGCGGCTCATGGTGTCGCCTTCGGCCTGGATCTTCCCGGCCGGTGCGGGGGCGCCGGTTTCGGCGTCGCCCCCGGTGGTTTCCTTCGGTGCGAAACGTTCGAAGTAGAAGTTGGCCGTCTTGATGCCTTCGGTATCCAGCCACTTGGAGACGGCGTTGACCATGGGCGGCGGGCCGCAGAGGTAGATGTCCACGTCGCCGTCGTTGAGGTGCTTCGGTTCGATGATCTGGGTGACGTAGCCGGTGTGCGGGGCGGAGGTGCCGGGCTCGGAGGCGATGTAGTCCCAGGTGAAGCCGGGCAGTTTCGCCTCGTAGGCGCGGAGCCAGTCAAGGCCCACGATGTCCGCCTCGCGGGTGAGCCCGTAGATGAGGTGGACCGGGGTGGACGGCGGGTTTTCGGAGAGCTTTTCCAGGATGGACAGCAGTGGGGCCAGCCCGGTGCCGCTTACCAGGAGCAGCAGGGGCCGCTTGGGCTCGCGCAGGAAGAAGGATCCGTACGGGCCCGTGAACTCGATGGCATCGCCTACCGCGGCGCGGTCGCGCAGGTACTCGGACATGGCGCCCTGCGGAGTCACGCGGACCATGAAGGACGCATCGTCCACCTCGGGGCCGCTGCTGAAGGAGTAGGAGCGCTCGGCGTCGGTACCGGGAACCTTGAGGTTGACGTACTGCCCGGGGAGGAAAGCCAGTGCGTCCCGGTTCTCCACCTCAAGGGTGAAGGACACCGTGGTGTCCGTGTGCCGGTTGAGCTCCTTGATGGTGGAGCTGAAGGTGGCGGCCGCCGTCTTGGCCGATTCGGACGTGGCCGGGATCTGGATGGCCAGGTCGGACTCCGGGACGGCCTGGCACGTCAGCATGTAGCCCTTTTCGAGCTCCTCTTCGGTCATGGCGTCGTCGATGAAGTCGCCCGGGTCGAAGGAGCCGGAATCGCAGAACGCCTTGCAGGTGCCGCACGCGCCGTCGCGGCAGTCCGACGGAATGTTGATCCGCGCCTTGTAGGCCGCGTCCATGACGGTCTCATAGTCGCCGACGTTGATGACTTTGGTGACGCCGTCTTCGAAGCTGAGGGCTACTTTGTGGCCCATGGGGTCCTCCTGACTGGGGCGGGCGCGTCGTCGCGTCCGGGGAAAAGTTGGGGCGTGCCCGGCGGGCACGGAGTGGGACCTGCCGTGCGGAGCCCGTACGTCCCGGGCGCCGGCTACGGGCAGGTCAGATCATGTAGACGTCCACCACGTGGTGGATGTAGTCGTTCTTCAGGACGACTTTCTTCTTCAGGATCACCGGCTGCGGGCCGGAAAGGTCCACCGTGTAGTAGCTGGTGCCGAAGTAGGTGTCCGTCGTGTTGTAGCGGAAGTACAGGGTGAACCAGTTGAAGCGCACGTCCACCTTGCCGCCGTCGTTCGCCACAACCTCCACGTCCGTGATGTTGTGGCCCGTGCGCGGCTCCGGGAGGGAGGTGGCCGAAGACCTGTCGGTCTTGATCCGGAACACCCGGTCCTCGATGCCGCCGCGGTTGTCGTAGTAGATCAGGGAAATCTCGTTCTGGGGATCCTGCGTCAGCTGGTCGTCCACGTCCCAGGCCGGCATCCAGAATTCGGAGTCCGGGTGGTAGCACTCCAGCCATTCATCGAACTGGCGCTCATCCAGCAGGCGGGCTTCCCGGTAGAGGAACGCCCGGACGGTTTCGAGGGTTGCGATCTCCTCCGCGGTCTTCAGGACCGGGGCGGTGTGGATCAGGTTGGTCATGGGTTCTGTGCTCTCTATGGTTCCGGCGGGCTCTCTCAGGCGGTGACGGGAACGGATTCCAGGGCGGAACGCTCCTCTTCCTCCGCCAGGGCCAGGTCCATGACTTCCTTCCAATACCCGTGCTGGATGGGGTAGAGCCCCTCGTCTTCGGTGCGCACGCCGGAGGCGATCACCCTGGTCATGCCCAGGGCCTGCGCCTGCTCATCCGGGCCGGCGATCTCGTGGGTGGAGCCGCGGGTCATGTCGTTCCACGGGGCGCTGGTGGCCCAGTAGGTCTTGTTGCAGGAGCGGAATTCCTCCAGGTCGTCCGGGGTGGCCATGCCCGTGGCGTTGAAGAAGTCCTCGTACTGGCGGATGCGCTTTGAACGGTTCTCCTGGGACTCCCCCTTGGGGGCGATGCAGTAGATGGTCACCTCGGTCTGGTCCGCGGAGATCGGCCGGAAGTGGCGGATCTGCGAGGAGAACTGGTCCATGATGTAGACGTTCGGATACAGGCAGAGGTTGCGGGAGATGTTGATCATGAAGTTGGCCATCTCCTCGCCGTACTTGGCTACAAGCTCGTCGCGGCGGTCCCAGAGCGGGCGGTCCTGGGGGTTGGTCCATTCCTGCCACAGCAGCAGGTGGCCGTGGTCGTAGGAGTAGAACCCGCCCTTGACCTTGCCCCATTTGCCTGCGTCCATGGCCTTGGTCTTGTTGGCGGAGTCTCCGGCGCTGCGGCGGGCCGTGGTGGCTGCGTAGTTCCAGTGCACGGCGGTGACGTGGTAACCGTCCGCGCCGTTCTCGGCCTGGACCTTCCAGTTGCCGTCGTAGGTGTAAGTGGAGGAACCGCGCAGCACTTCCAGGCCTTCCGGTGACTGGTCGACGATCGAGTCGATGACCTTGGTAGCGTCGCCGAGGTGCTCCTCGAGCGGGAGCACCTCAGCCTTCAGCGAGCCGAACAGGAAGCCGCGGTAGGACTCAAAGCGGGCCACCTTGGTGAGGTCGTGTGAGCCTTCCTTGTTGAAGGTCTCGGGGTAGCCGGCGTTCCGGGAGTCCTTGACCTTCAGCAGCTCGCCGGAGTTCTTGAAGGTCCAGCCGTGGAACGGGCAGGTGAAGGTGGTGCGGTTGTCCGTCTTGCGGCGGCACAGCATGGCGCCGCGGTGCGAACAGGCGTTGACCAGGCAGTTCAGGTTCCCGTCCTTGTCGCGGGTGATCATCACGGGGGTGCGGCCGATGTAGGTGGTGAAGTAGTCCCCCACGTTGGGGATCTGCGACTCGTGGGCGAGGTACACCCAGTTGCCTTCGAAGATGTGCTTCATCTCGAGTTCGAAGATCTCCTGGTCGGTGAAGATCTCGCGCTTGGCCCGGATGACGCCGTTCTCGCGGTCGTCGATCACGGCGTCGGCAAGGACCTCGCGGGCATGGATCAGGTTCTCGGTCATGGCGTGCTCCTTCATTGGAGATTGCTGGACGGATGGGCGGAGGTCCACTCGGGAAGAGGCTTCGGCGGCGGACGTTGTCCAGCAATTCTTGCCGCTCGTGATTGGCCTCACATCAGGCAAATACCTAGGTTCCACCAAGGGTGTGTTTATGTACTGATAATGACTCAAAAGACGCCTAGTTGATATTTGTAGCGTCCTTATCTCCGGGCCTACGCTTGAGACCGAGATCACGCGGTGCCGAGCAGGGCAGGTGGAACGTCCCGCCCCGCAGGCCGCGTGGGGAGCAGGAGCCCTTCCTGTCCCATTCAATGAAGAAGGTGGACATCGTCATGACCCAAACCCCAACGGACAGCCGCACGGAAAACGAAGGCACCGCCGTCGAAGCAGGCTCCAAGGCGACCGAGCGGTTCGCTGCGTCAGGCAAGCTCTCCCGCGTGGATGTATCCAAGGAACGGGTGAGCCTGCTGGCCGGCGCACTGATCAAGGCCGCCAACGACATCGTCGTCGAGCACCAGGTCACCTACCAGGAATACAACGCCCTGAAAGCATGGCTGATCAAGGTGGGCACGGACGGTGAATGGCCGCTGTTCCTCGACGTCTGGCTTGAACACACCGTTGAGGACGTGAACTCCCAGGACCGTCCCGGCACCGTCGGCACCATCGAGGGCCCCTACTACGTTCCCGGCTCTCCGGAACTCCAGACGCCCGCCACCGTGGAAATGCGCGACGACGAAGAGGGCACCCCGCTGCGCTTCACCGGCCAGTTCACCGACACCGACGGCAACCCCATCCAGGGTGCGCAGGTGGAGATCTGGCACGCGGACGCCGCCGGCTTCTACTCCCAGTACGCCCCGGGCATGCCCGAGTGGCTGTTCCGGGCCACCGTCAAGGCCTCCGACGACGGCCGGTTCGAAATCAACACGATGCGTCCGGCGCCCTACCAGATCCCCACGGACGGCGCTTGCGGGCAGCTGATCAACGCCGCCGGCTGGCACGCCTGGCGTCCCGCGCACATCCACATCAAGGTATCCGCGCCGGGCTACGAGCCGGTCACGCAGCAGCTGTACTTCCCCGGCGACCCCCACAACGCGGACGACATCGCCTCGGCCGTGAAGCCGGAACTGATGCTGGACCCCCGCCCCCGTACCGACGGGAAGGGCGAGGAAGTAGTTTATGACTACGTCCTGGCAAAGCAGGGCCAGAAGAAGTAGCACGCAAACTGGGAGACACCCCCGCACGGAGGCGCTCCGGAGCTGATGCTTCGGAGCGCCTCCGGTTTTTCCGCGCCAGCCAGGAGTTCCGATGAGCCATCCCCGCCCCGACCCGGCCGCCACATCCGTCGGGTCAGCCCCGCCGGCACCGGCGCCGGAACCCCTGCTGGAACGCCCGGGGGTCCGGCCCGCTGGTCCGCGCCGGATTCTTCGCGACCTGGGCCTGTCCTATGTCTCCAACGGGGCAATCGGGCTTATTTTCGCAGCGTCCGGGCCCATCGCCGTTACCCTGGCCGTGGGGACGGCCGGTGGCCTGACCCAGGGCCAGCTGTCGTCCTGGGTTTTTGGCATTCTCTTTTCCGGCGGGGCGGCCACGCTGCTGATGTCGCTCATTTACCGGCAGCCCCTGGGCTTCGCCTGGTCCATCCCCGGCACGGTGCTCC
This region of Arthrobacter sp. DNA4 genomic DNA includes:
- a CDS encoding aromatic acid/H+ symport family MFS transporter encodes the protein MTLPHPQSTISGNPGKETRTANWVAFVICAALLFDGYDLVVYGTVLPGLLADAGQIGHFDAATAGLLGSWALIGVLVGSLACGAVGDFFGRRRLMLAGIAWFSLGMFATALATDVTAFGALRFATGLGLGVVIASAGATMAEFAPAGRRQFYNAIVYSGVPAGGVLASVLGIAFLDSIGWRGLFIIGSLPLLVILPIAWRKLPESPRWLLARGREEEALAAAWRTGVPLAEEQVIREAGTAPRKSGFAAVFSRQFAVASILLGLMSFCGLLLTYGLNTWLPKIMEGYGYGRTYALFFPLALNLGAVVGGLVASRMADRNGPQRVIAATFALATISLGLMTFSFPLPLLFTFIATAGVGTLGTQVLVYGFQSNYFTTNARAAGVAWCASVGRLGGVLGPIIGGWLAGAGIGGATAFYIYGAVALLGGAVTVLVPRQHKVEEALPVVEEKQDYVEKVSK
- a CDS encoding LysR substrate-binding domain-containing protein — translated: MEIRQLNYFIAVAEERHFGRAAKRLHMAQPPLSQQIRQLEDQLGVQLLNRTTRRVDLTAAGQLLLDRGRQIVNDVETLRADVYQVGKGATGVLRVGFSGSATYGVMPRIARLTKQVLPGLSLALNGEMLTPSMEAGLRNGTLDAALLRPPVASEEIDYRVVTQEPLVVALPSFSALAMDRPVAMHELQDQDFIAYAPESVLNRITSDLCRQAGFQPRITQVVGETSTMLAFVAAGGGIAVMPSSVRAFQLEGVAYREIDNAPPVELAVAWLRGHRSALLQNFLDVVATATADASAPAGTPAPHPAPADERHLPS
- a CDS encoding mandelate racemase/muconate lactonizing enzyme family protein, which gives rise to MKIAAIEAIPYSIPYRHPLHFASGSVHEADHVLVRVHTDDGVVGTADTPPRPYTYGETQKSIVAVMQDVFAPQLVGIDVFDREKIQAVLARTIHNQTAKGAVDIAVWDVIGKTLGQPVTKLLGGYTDSLRVSHMLGFKPAEELLALALEFRETYGINTFKLKTGRRPLNLDIEAARVLREGLGEDAELYMDANRGWTANEAAEVLRRTANLGLQFLEEPDDAREVLGRRRLVTNSPIPIAADESAANLGEAAREILTGGANLLSVKTARSGFTEAAKIVGMAEGMGIDVYIGNQIDTQVGTVASVVFGAAFAHTAKRAAELSNYLDMTDDLLARPLAITGGRIRVPEGAGAGTDVDDDKLAHYRTD
- the catC gene encoding muconolactone Delta-isomerase, which gives rise to MKYLVHMDVNLPAGMPPEEAAAIKATEKAYSQELQRSGKWPEIWRVVGEYANYSIFDVESNDELHGILQGLPLFPYMDISVVPLAKHPSDVK
- a CDS encoding AAA family ATPase, whose protein sequence is MTAGSTQGEMAEDFPLAGRAAAFEQLLEILRTVRKGKVGTVILSGPSGSGKTALLELFLDHCRTAARGVRVLSAMGDDWEAQFALAGYSQLMRTLPLRTAKDYDGGPALAPGPVASLTPDQVVNYASTLSTHLEGLQTHGSVVVAVDDVHKLDEESLRILTFVMRRLHDKRVLFLLTLNPVDAPRVPAGVLDSLTGHQVARIPLEPLSPQQVQDLARSLFGLDLSATAAHGLVTHTGGIAQSIVELLRELPPETWQSWFPSLPPTSRVRARVRSVLAAASSALVAAAEAAAVLGPGAGLAEVARVGGLESVMPALDEGHRAGLLGLSVNQSRSAVAFLEPGSAEAVYEQIVPSRRIALHRKAAEAVQSEGEQLGHRVAATPAADEALATELEEFARRQAMVGAWQDASTALFSASRLSPDIRDRNLRLLKAVDALVGSGNVAQAQAWAGAVDALPPSPLRSSVLGYLSTVSGQNDSAQSQLEMAWRTSNPQHEPAAAAQVAQRFVLHGVASWDGPMITGWAERAMALTEPGTPAHIESEAIYGLGLYAQGRIADAEASYQRASAQAAENAQKQRVQMGAGWLALRLDNAESALVNFESAAPTEYRGGSLRISLWAEAWLARTHLVLGNWDAAAATISRASVRLETSRMPLIRPLLYWTAAELWSMRGDWDRARYYVSQAAVQPGTYRAMQVPASLARARFHEARADYESALAALQPLAELDPWTDQRVSFWPWQDTYVNALVMTDKLDAAETFLTAFEGVHREREVPSDLARVAWARGRLLAAQGDPDTAREYFEAALGHLRGLNRPYLRARISFAFGQSMRRAGKRRLASSVLRAARDLYDTLGAATYVERCDRELKATGLDVGNLPDPADPVLSSVGGHHQQLTAQEQAVAELVAAGATNKEAARALFLAEKTVQYHLTRLYRKMGIRSRSELAAAFRAKD
- a CDS encoding 1,6-dihydroxycyclohexa-2,4-diene-1-carboxylate dehydrogenase, translated to MAAPYAGQYVTPGRFGGKVAVVTGAAQGIGRKVAERIGAEGGAVVLVDRADLVHDVARGIDEAAKASGSGGSATSVTADLETFAGATQAIKAALAAHGRVDVLVNNVGGTIWARPYQEYDEEKIEKEIRRSLFPTLWTCRAVLLTMVEQGSGTIVNVSSVATRGLHRVPYAAAKGGVNALTQSLAMEVAGHGIRVVATAPGGTEAPPRKVKRGPDAESATEKDWYQTIVDQTVDSSFMKRYGTLDEQAAPIVFLASDEASYLTGSILPVAGGDLG